In Sander vitreus isolate 19-12246 chromosome 12, sanVit1, whole genome shotgun sequence, the following proteins share a genomic window:
- the LOC144526299 gene encoding cullin-3-like: MSNLKGGTKKDTKMRIRAFPMTMDEKYVNNIWDLLKNAIQEIQRKNNSGLSFEELYRNAYTMVLHKHGEKLYTGLREVVTEHLINKVREDVLNSLNNNFLQTLNQAWNDHQTAMVMIRDILMYMDRVYVQQNNVENVYNLGLIIFRDQVVRYGCIRDHLRQTLLDMIARERKGEVVDRGAIRNACQMLMILGLDGRSVYEEDFEGPFLDMSAEFFQMESQKFLAENSASVYIKKVEARINEEIERVMHCLDKTTEEPIVKVVERELISKHMKTIVEMENSGLVHMLKNGKTEDLACMYKLFSRVPNGLKTMCECMSSYLREQGKALVSEEGEGKNPVDYIQGLLDLKTRFDRFLLESFNNDRLFKQTIAGDFEYFLNLNSRSPEYLSLFIDDKLKKGVKGLTEQEVESILDKAMVLFRFMQEKDVFERYYKQHLGRRLLSNKSVSDDSEKNMISKLKTECGCQFTSKLEGMFRDMSISNTTMDEFRQHIQTTSASLSGVDLTVRVLTTGYWPTQSATPKCTIPPSPRHAFEVFRRFYLAKHSGRQLTLQHHMGGADLNATFYGAIKKEDGSEVGVGGAQVTGSNTRKHILQVSTFQMTILMLFNNREKCTFEEIQQETDIPERELVRALQSLACGKPTQRVLTKEPKSKEIESGHVFTVNDQFTSKLHRVKIQTVAAKQGESDPERKETRQKVDDDRKHEIEAAIVRIMKSRKKMQHNVLVAEVTQQLRARFLPSPVVIKKRIEGLIEREYLARTPEDRKVYTYVA; the protein is encoded by the exons ATGTCCAACCTCAAAGGCGGCACCAAGAAGGACACCAAGATGAGGATACGAGCCTTTCCT ATGACAATGGATGAGAAGTATGTGAACAACATCTGGGACCTTCTAAAGAATGCTATCCAGGAGATCCAGAGGAAGAATAACAGTGGGTTAAGCTTTGAGGAGCTGTACAGGAATGCCTACACCATGGTGCTCCACAAGCATGGGGAAAAGCTTTACACAGGCCTGAGGGAGGTCGTCACGGAGCACCTCATCAACAAA GTACGGGAAGATGTCTTAAACTCTCTAAATAATAACTTTCTGCAAACACTGAATCAGGCCTGGAATGACCATCAGACTGCCATGGTTATGATCAGAGACATCCTCATGTACATG GACCGGGTCTATGTTCAACAAAACAATGTGGAGAATGTGTACAACCTCGGCCTCATCATATTCAGGGACCAGGTGGTGCGCTACGGCTGTATTCGAGACCATCTACGACAGACGTTACTGGACATGATTGCTcgtgagaggaagggagaggttGTAGACAG GGGTGCCATCAGAAACGCCTGCCAGATGCTGATGATTCTTGGCCTGGATGGAAGGTCTGTATATGAGGAAGACTTTGAGGGTCCTTTCTTAGATATGTCAGCGGAATTCTTCCAG ATGGAGAGCCAAAAGTTCCTAGCAGAAAACAGTGCCAGTGTCTACATTAAGAAGGTAGAGGCCAGAATCAATGAAGAGATAGAGCGAGTTATGCATTGCCTGGACAAGACTACAGAGGAGCCCATTGTCAAGGTGGTGGAAAGGGAGCTAATTTCTAAACACATGAAGACCATTGTGGAGATGGAGAACTCTGGCCTGGTTCATATGCTCAAGAACGGCAAGACAGAAG ACCTGGCATGCATGTACAAGCTGTTTAGTCGTGTGCCAAATGGCCTGAAAACGATGTGCGAGTGTATGAGCTCCTACTTGAGGGAGCAAGGCAAAGCTCTGGTGTCCGAAGAGGGAGAGGGCAAGAACCCTGTCGACTATATCCAG GGCCTGCTGGACCTCAAGACACGATTTGATCGTTTCCTCCTCGAGTCTTTCAACAATGATAGACTCTTCAAACAGACCATAGCAGGAGACTTTGAGTATTTCCTCAACCTCAACTCCCGCTCACCAGAGTACCTATCACTCTTTATTGATGACAAGCTCAAGAAGGGTGTCAAAGGG TTGACAGAACAGGAGGTGGAGTCGATCCTTGACAAGGCCATGGTGTTGTTCCGTTTTATGCAGGAGAAGGATGTGTTTGAAAGGTACTACAAGCAGCATCTGGGTCGCAGGCTGCTCAGCAACAAGAGTGTTTCAGACGACTCAGAGAAGAACATGATCTCTAAgctcaag ACAGAATGTGGCTGTCAGTTCACCTCGAAACTGGAAGGGATGTTTAGAGACATGAGCATTTCCAACACTACCATGGATGAATTCAGGCAGCACATACAAACCACGTCG GCATCTCTAAGTGGTGTGGACCTCACAGTACGAGTCCTCACTACTGGTTACTGGCCTACACAGTCGGCAACCCCCAAATGCACCATCCCCCCTTCTCCCAGACACGCCTTTGAAGTCTTTAGAAG GTTTTACCTCGCTAAGCACAGTGGTAGACAGCTCACACTGCAACACCATATGGGCGGAGCAGACCTAAACGCAACTTTCTATGGAGCTATTAAAAAG GAGGATGGTTCAGAGGTGGGTGTGGGAGGGGCTCAGGTGACGGGCTCTAACACCCGGAAGCACATACTGCAGGTCTCCACCTTCCAGATGACCATCCTCATGCTCTTCAATAACAGAGAAAAGTGCACTTTCGAG GAGATCCAACAGGAGACGGATATTCCTGAGCGGGAGTTAGTGCGAGCGTTGCAGTCTTTGGCCTGCGGGAAGCCGACACAGAGAGTTCTCACCAAGGAGCCAAAGTCTAAGGAGATTGAGAGCGGCCATGTGTTTACAGTTAATGATCAGTTTACTTCCAAACTGCACAGAGTCAAAATACAGACAG TTGCTGCTAAACAAGGTGAATCAGACCCCGAAAGGAAAGAGACGCGGCAGAAAGTTGATGATGACAGGAAGCATGAGATTGAGGCAGCCATTGTCCGAATCATGAAGTCGAGGAAGAAGATGCAGCACAATGTCCTGGTGGCGGAG GTAACTCAGCAGCTCCGAGCACGTTTTCTTCCGAGCCCTGTTGTAATTAAAAAGCGTATAGAAGGACTAATAGAAAGAGAATACTTGGCAAGGACGCCAGAAGATCGCAAAGTGTACACCTACGTTGCATAG
- the LOC144526450 gene encoding dehydrogenase/reductase SDR family member 12-like: MITGANSGIGRATAMAIAKKGGTVHMVCRNKDKAEEARVDITSESGNTEVYIHIVDMSETRKVWEFAEAFKKQYPALNVLINNAGCMVHKRELNDEGLEKNFATNTMGVYILTQSLIPLLQKSRDPRVITVSSGGMLVQKLRVDDLQSEKGHFDAVMVYAQNKRQQVVLTQQWAKAHPLIHFSAMHPGWADTPAVSTSMPQFHQMMGERLRSVEQGADTVVWLALSRAAARTCGGQFFQDRTPVPAHLPLAWTHSSAEEIQSFMTQLETLARAINSQPDVELIPDLNLSEF, from the exons ATGATCACTGGTGCCAACAGTGGAATTGGCAGAGCAACAGCCATGGCTATAGCCAAGAAAG GTGGGACAGTGCACATGGTGTGTAGGAACAAAGATAAAGCAGAAGAGGCCAGGGTGGATATCACTAGTGAGTCTGGGAATACG GAGGTATACATTCATATTGTGGACATGTCAGAGACACGCAAAGTCTGGGAGTTTGCCGAGGCCTTCAAGAAGCAGTATCCAGCCTTGAATGTGTTG ATAAATAATGCAGGGTGTATGGTGCACAAGAGAGAGCTTAATGATGAGGGCCTGGAGAAGAACTTTGCTACAAACACTATGG GCGTGTACATCCTCACCCAGAGTCTCATACCACTTCTACAGAAGAGCCGGGATCCAAGGGTG ATCACTGTGTCCTCAGGAGGCATGCTGGTCCAGAAACTCAGAGTCGATGACTTGCAGTCAGAGAAGGGCCACTTTGATGCCGTCATGGTCTACGCCCAGAACAAG AGACAGCAGGTAGTGCTGACACAACAGTGGGCCAAAGCTCACCCACTCATTCACTTTTCTGCCATGCATCCAGGCTGGGCAGATACACCAG CTGTTTCTACATCAATGCCTCAGTTCCACCAGATGATGGGGGAGAGGCTGCGCAGCGTAGAGCAAGGAGCGGACACGGTTGTGTGGTTGGCTTTGTCTAGAGCTGCTGCCAGAACATGTGGCGGGCAGTTCTTTCAAG ATCGTACGCCGGTTCCTGCCCACCTGCCTCTGGCCTGGACTCACAGTTCTGCTGAAGAGATTCAGAGTTTCATGACTCAGCTGGAGACTTTGGCCAGAGCCATTAATTCACAACCTGATGTAGAGCTCATTCCAGACCTTAATCTGTCTGAATTCTGA
- the ap1s3b gene encoding AP-1 complex subunit sigma-3b isoform X2 — MMRFLLLFSRQGKLRLQKWFTPMSEREKKKIIRDMTTMVLARQPRSCNFLHWKDLKIIYKRYASLYFCLAIENQENELIALEVIHRYVELLDKYFGNVCELDIIFNFEKAYFILDEFLMGGEIQETSKQMVNRSIEASDMLQETMEEYMSKPAF; from the exons ATG ATGCGCTTCCTGCTGCTCTTCAGTCGCCAGGGGAAGCTGCGTCTGCAGAAGTGGTTCACTCCCATGTCGGAACGTGAGAAGAAGAAGATTATCAGGGACATGACCACAATGGTGTTGGCACGGCAACCCCGCTCCTGTAACTTCCTGCACTGGAAAGACCTGAAGATTATTTACAAGAG GTATGCAAGCTTGTACTTCTGCTTGGCCATAGAGAACCAGGAGAATGAGCTGATAGCCCTGGAGGTTATTCATCGCTACGTGGAGCTTCTGGACAAATACTTTGGCAAT GTGTGTGAGCTGGACATAATCTTTAACTTTGAGAAGGCCTATTTTATCCTGGATGAGTTTCTAATGGGAGGAGAAATACAAGAAACCTCCAAACAAATGGTGAATCGCTCCATTGAAGCCTCGGACATGTTACAGGAG
- the ap1s3b gene encoding AP-1 complex subunit sigma-3b isoform X1, with protein sequence MMRFLLLFSRQGKLRLQKWFTPMSEREKKKIIRDMTTMVLARQPRSCNFLHWKDLKIIYKRYASLYFCLAIENQENELIALEVIHRYVELLDKYFGNVCELDIIFNFEKAYFILDEFLMGGEIQETSKQMVNRSIEASDMLQEDDSSEWFEVELFG encoded by the exons ATG ATGCGCTTCCTGCTGCTCTTCAGTCGCCAGGGGAAGCTGCGTCTGCAGAAGTGGTTCACTCCCATGTCGGAACGTGAGAAGAAGAAGATTATCAGGGACATGACCACAATGGTGTTGGCACGGCAACCCCGCTCCTGTAACTTCCTGCACTGGAAAGACCTGAAGATTATTTACAAGAG GTATGCAAGCTTGTACTTCTGCTTGGCCATAGAGAACCAGGAGAATGAGCTGATAGCCCTGGAGGTTATTCATCGCTACGTGGAGCTTCTGGACAAATACTTTGGCAAT GTGTGTGAGCTGGACATAATCTTTAACTTTGAGAAGGCCTATTTTATCCTGGATGAGTTTCTAATGGGAGGAGAAATACAAGAAACCTCCAAACAAATGGTGAATCGCTCCATTGAAGCCTCGGACATGTTACAGGAG